A region of the Scatophagus argus isolate fScaArg1 chromosome 14, fScaArg1.pri, whole genome shotgun sequence genome:
CTTATTATGTTTATTACtaagtttttgtttcttgcaCTTTGGAGTGCAAAAAATAGAAAGATAGATATATcgatgctttattgatcccgagggaaattcagggTCAGACCAGGCAGCAGGGAGTATATTCTACTGCCACATTTATGTTAAGTGTGCAATTCTGACGACATTACTAAAAAAATCCATCAGACTGATATTAGACAGACTGACGTAATCTGCTCTTCTACTAGCATTCAGTTGAGGCGAGTTGAACTATTTGAGGCTTTAGAAGTTACTaaagagaggtgtgtgtttaCAAGTGCTTATCCAGTTCTGTGAAAGATgtccacagcagcagacataAAAAGATattactcctttttttttttttttttttaaatagtaatGTACTATTCAGATTGTTTTTGGAGTAAGAgcaaaatgaaactgtaatACATGGCTCAGTTATATTCTATTATATAGTTCTGGTATTTTTAACCCTAGGCCCCaatgtttacatattttggtgtgtaaatgactGATCAGTACAAAATGTTTGAAAGGAATCAGTCCAGCAGTTTGCCTCAGGTGGCAGTCGTGACACTGGTAAGCAGTGGCTACAGTGTAATCCTTGGCGGCAGCACAGTCAAAGCAGGTCCACTTAAAGTGCTTGTTTTTTCCACCGACAGACTCAGATTGTTATTCTGAGTGcctgacaataagaaaaagGATCTCTACAGAGACTGATCTTtttgttaaaaagtaaaatcccTTTTGTTTAGCCAAAAAAAGCCGTTACTCCTGTTACTCTTGCCAAAGCCGACAAACTCCATTTACAGAAACGGTTATTTTATCATTGTAAAACACAATATATTCAAACTTGACAGAAACCAAActcaaagagagaaagaaaaaattgtCACTGTTCCAACAATCACTGGCTCTCGTATGGTTGAAATAAGCTGCCACTTTGGATGAGTGTGTATTCTGACTCTACACCGACTTCTTTCTGTTCACACATAGATATGTAAACACAGGACCCAGTTttcaaaatatgaaacacatcCTTATTTAGCACTTTAGCAAAGTTGTCGAGGTAATCCTCaaaatgatacattttaaaGAACTATATTAAATACATAGTTCTTCACAACTTTAcccaaatgataaaaaaaaatccaacgGCTGCCACATGTTTACCCTCTTCTGACTGAAGTAAACCTATAGAAAACCAAGCCATGTATTCCAGTTTCATTTATAACTTGATAGCTGCACAACTGTCTGAATGTCACATAAAAACTTAGGTAGAGTTACTATTCGACAGGCTCAGTGATCCAggttttattctttgtttgtgCGATCTCTGACGGACTCGTTGTTGTTCAGTGGTGGAGGCGGCGACTGCTTGCTCCTCATGCTCCTGCCATCAGTGGCGGCTCGTGAAGTCTCTGTCACAAAAAGCCGAGTCACCCACACGGAGGTGACAATGCGTTTGTACTCATTCCTGAAATTCCTGTTGAGTAAGCCATAGATGATGGCATTCAGACAGCTATTGAAATAGGCCATGAAGTAGCTGACCACAAAAAGCCACTCGGGGATAAGGGGTGCCACATGGGATGGATCTATGGCCACCGCCAAACCGATCAGGTTAAGTGGAGCCCAGCAGAtggcaaacagcacaaagaccACAAACATGGTGATGAAATTCCGCAAGTCACTTGGTCTGAGGCGAGGgctctcctctgttttcaccTTACGCCGCACCTGgatgataaaaacacacataacagGAATAAGACTCTAAATGCAGGAGGctactgtttctctctgcctctcagtctTAGACGCATGTagaaatgagacagaaactCACACCTACAGTGAttttcacacatgtacacacacaaatatccaCACATTCAACCACTACAGGGATCTCATCCATCTATCAGCCTGGCAAAAGTGATAATAAATCACAGGCACTGATTTTGCCAGGTCTTTGCAGTGTTCATAGTTTTAAACCCACACTTACTGGTAATTAAAGATCAAAATGCTCAACCCAAATGTTACATGGCAAAAAGAATTTCAGTGATGAGATGATGTATCTTGTCAGTGTATTCTGGCATTTAAAAAACTGACTCATCCAGTAAAGGGTCAATAATTAAAGGTCAAAATTTGGAATGACCATATTTTCTCCATTACAGGTGCTATTTGGATAAACCCTAAAAGCCTGACAGACTGTTTGGTCCATGGGGCAGTCTTTACAGCAGATAGCTGCTTTACATGTTTATTTGGTTGGTGTTTATTATGCTATTCAAAAAGTTCCCCATGAATTCCTTCTGAGTGCCTATACAGACATAAATAGCCATGCAGAGAGGCAGAATACTGACCTGAATCACAAGTACCCAGATGCGTAGGTAACAGAAGGTAACCACTGCAATGGGAACCAAGAAGTgaaccaccaccaccgccactgTGTAGGAACTGCTGACATTCTGGGCAAAGGTGCAGGAGTAGACCCGTGGGTCATAGCGTAGGGAACCAACAAAGAAATTGGGGATAATGGCCACTATTGTGAGCACCCAAATTAAGGCAACAAACATCAGAGTGTTGCGATAGCTGTACAGCCGACTGTAGGAGAATGAGTGACAGATGTAGCAGTATCTGTTCACCGCAATCCCAGTTATGTTAAAAATAGAACCAATGACACTCAGCCCCATAAGGAAACCACTGACCTGAAcggaaacaaagaaaaaaaagaagttaagtGAAATGTTTGTATCAAACTGTGAAGGGATTGGTTTAGTGGTGTTGGCAGTGAATTTAAACATGCCATCAATGATGTGGTCTTACCATGCACTGAGTGTTTCCCAGTGCCCATCCATCATGGAAGAGAGCATAGAGAACCAGGGGGTAAGGGTAGAAGGCTACCACAAGGTCAGCAAATGCCAAACtcaccacaaacacattacctggagaggaagacacagagagaactTCTATTATTACAGCAACTTGATCTCTGATTGTGACAAGACTCACATGTTTTGTTATGCTGGACACATCCTAATCATATTGCTCTGTTAACACTGAATTTACCCTCTAATGTGTCTCTGATGGTTTTTCCCCTTATCTTCTCATCTCAGCATCACGAATTTGCTTGCGTgtgctcagccaatcaggataAAAACATTCAACCCTGGTGGCTCATTCTAGTCAGGAGTAGCATTTACCCTCTTTGGATGGGATTACATTTAAAGTGCTCACACGTTTTGCATATATAAACAACTGCATTCATATTCAGGTTTACATGCTCCTTAAGACTGACCCCCATGCATCTTTGTCTTGTTGCGACAGTGCATCAGTATACCAGctaacagcacacacattttgcaaatTGCTTCAGTAGGACAGCTAAAATTGGATTGGCGCACATTCCTTGACTCAATTATCCTTCCTCAGACAGTGACCTAATGTGAGTTAAAGTAATCTGAAAATGCAGtttatatttcattgttttctacTAAGTATTGCCCTAAATGGGCAAACACTGGGTCTGGCCATTTTCAGTACACTTGGAGCCTTATCTCAGCAGCTCAGTCCAGCTTGGTGAGATTGTTGGCAGAGAGGGCTGAGTTTGCATAGCAAAGGTTTCTAGCCTCTGCCCCACAGTCAGTTGCCTCACCCCAAATAAAGTTTTATCAGTGGTGGCAGAGTCATTGTGTTTTGACAAAATAGAAGGACACAGATTGTGGACACAGCTCTTGAGCTGCTTTGACACTGGGACATGCAGGTCTTTTTTCCATCTAGCTGATCCCAAGCAAACTGCGGTATCACAAAATCCAGTTGCTACGTCAAATAAGCATTGCTTTTGTTTGGGCAGAGCACTGTAGTTCTATTTGCTAATTGTCATCAGTTCAGCTTCATTAATGCTTCACTATTAGTTTCAAGTTTACTGTCAGATACTTGATAATGCAAAACATGGTGAGATTCTTGGTTTCAGACTTTGCAAAGGGACAATAAGGGTAATTAATTATAATACAAATTAGCATTTAATCTAAGTAATAAAAAGCCAATATAGGTCATTCATGGGCTACCAGCTGACTACGCAGGTATACCAAAGAGCAAATTATAACCTGACATCCCCTCCCCAACCTCTTCCTTATGTTATAAGTTTCTGGTGTTATTAACTTTACTGTGATCTAACTgtcatgtatatttttaattcCAAATCTAACAATATAACAATTTGCTATGCTGTGCTGGAAGGTATTAGGATTCTGCCATATTTCAGGCTTGTTTGTTAGAAACAACATAGATGCTATGCTGACGTTTCACCTGCAGACGCCTGCAGAGGTCATTTTCAGAGCAACATTCATGCCAGCAGGGCAGAAACAACAACTATTGAATATCCACGTATTTGTCAGGAAGTACCTGATGTACCGGATAGGCCCCAGACCTTGTTGGTGTGGATGGTAGAGCATGGTGGCCTTGTGTTGGTCATGTTTTCAGAAATCATACATCTTGATTGGGCATGCTTGCCTTGTTTTGTATAATCCATCTACTCTAACCAGGTCAAAAGTACATGGTACAAAGTGCATCAGAGCTTTATTTATAGTTCAACGACACAGCATAcacttatttctttttgtaacTACAGTATGTGCACTTATGGCTTTGGTGTGTGACTGTCAACCTAGAACTGTCACCATGCACCATGATGCACAATGTGGAGATAGCAATTCAGCACCTCCTGCACAAGGGCATCAGTTCCCTCCTTTTGTGGAGAAATCCCTCTGGATTTCTCTGCTccatgatttaaaaaagaaaacaaattgtgTAACTGTAGCTCTATTTCACATGCAGTGTTAAAACTCATTAAGGGTCTAACACCATGAATtgtgaataaatgcataaaaaaattgcaacaacaacaacactttaAAAAACTAATTACCAAGCCACCACTTTAGCGGTGTTCTAAACAATttttacaataataaaacaaactttCCAGGAAAAACTGTCCTTGTGATCCGTGGAACATTTAGGATTCATGTCTCAACAAGCCTTGggacaaaccaaaccaaactatCAAATTCAAATGTGAATGTCAGCGACGAATGCTATTGTATAAAACTATCGACAAACTGAGTGTGTTCTGAAGAACACTGAAAATAAGCCCAAGCTATTTTTCTCCATGTAAAATAACATAATTGAAGGCTTCTCCTTGCTCAAGTGGTGTGATTTTTCAATACGGTTTGAAATTACAATTATACTAGGTTTTCTGTTTGAGCaccatacatttttattattttatattctttatGATAACTGTGGAGGAAGGCACTTCGGTCAGCTTAATTTCTACAACATGCCAACAACTGGAGGTCTGCATGTAATATGAAAAAGTCAGGTTAAAAGGATCAATAAATCATGCATAAAGATCTCTCTAACACATATATTAAGGTTGATTATCTATTAAAGACTGGGCTTTGATTTAAAATCTGCAACTTCTGCAACACGTTCACAATAATactgctaacatgctgatgctaAGCAGGTAAAATATTTACCAGATTCACCAGTATAGCGTGTATAGcgtatagtgtgtgtgtgtgtgtgtgtgtgtgtgtgtgtgtgtgtgtatctgtctgtctgtctcacagtcaatttctaaaaaaaaaaaaaaaaaaaaaaactgacatcaAGAGGGAATTATTTGGAAAGTCGCGGCGCATTTGCTTCAGTCACTAAAGCAACAAAATACACTGTACGGGATAtgttaataagaaaaaaaatctcaatgtGGACAATTATGTATGAGCAGGCTTGTGGCAAATGTACCGTGGCACCTTCAATTATTGTCTGACAATAACTGACTTCATAATCCAATACTGCTCATTCTTCCCTGCACATCTGAATAGAAATTGGACACATGAAGCAGGGAgaaaaaacatactgtaaaatgaaaaaggggA
Encoded here:
- the mtnr1bb gene encoding melatonin receptor type 1B-B; the encoded protein is MTNTRPPCSTIHTNKDVSSITKHVSLVTIRDQVAVIIEVLSVSSSPGNVFVVSLAFADLVVAFYPYPLVLYALFHDGWALGNTQCMVSGFLMGLSVIGSIFNITGIAVNRYCYICHSFSYSRLYSYRNTLMFVALIWVLTIVAIIPNFFVGSLRYDPRVYSCTFAQNVSSSYTVAVVVVHFLVPIAVVTFCYLRIWVLVIQVRRKVKTEESPRLRPSDLRNFITMFVVFVLFAICWAPLNLIGLAVAIDPSHVAPLIPEWLFVVSYFMAYFNSCLNAIIYGLLNRNFRNEYKRIVTSVWVTRLFVTETSRAATDGRSMRSKQSPPPPLNNNESVRDRTNKE